The Daucus carota subsp. sativus chromosome 2, DH1 v3.0, whole genome shotgun sequence genome includes a window with the following:
- the LOC108208848 gene encoding profilin translates to MSWQTYVDDHLMCEVDGNPGQQLSAAAIIGHDGSVWAQSSTFPKFKPEEITGIMKDFDEPGHLAPTGLYLGGTKYMVIQGEPNAVIRGKKGSGGVTIKKTGQALVFGVYDEPVTPGQCNLIVERLGDYLIEQGL, encoded by the exons atgtcgTGGCAAACGTATGTAGACGATCATCTGATGTGCGAGGTGGATGGCAATCCCGGCCAACAACTCTCCGCCGCCGCCATCATCGGCCACGACGGCAGCGTTTGGGCTCAAAGCTCCACTTTTCCCAAG TTTAAACCTGAAGAGATTACTGGTATAATGAAAGACTTTGATGAGCCTGGCCATCTTGCTCCTACTGGACTGTACCTTGGTGGAACAAAGTACATGGTGATACAAGGCGAGCCAAATGCTGTTATTCGCGGCAAAAAG GGCTCTGGAGGTGTGACCATTAAGAAAACTGGCCAAGCTCTGGTGTTTGGAGTCTATGATGAACCTGTAACTCCAGGACAATGCAACCTGATTGTTGAGAGGCTTGGAGATTATCTCATTGAGCAGGGCCTCTAA